Proteins found in one Zea mays cultivar B73 chromosome 1, Zm-B73-REFERENCE-NAM-5.0, whole genome shotgun sequence genomic segment:
- the LOC103638427 gene encoding ubiquitin carboxyl-terminal hydrolase 9, producing the protein MTIPSAEGFLQASSCLPCTATEEREVVDALTKEAEKNVKHGDLRYLVSQSWWMEWQGYVGLVNYGESGTEQFPQATNRPGEIDNSKLVLAERINGSEEPELQRTLREGEHYTLVPQEVWQRLYEWYKGGPEIPRKVIFDNPTDKTYVVDVYPLCLKLIDARDDSEKVFRISRKAKVHELYSMVCSLMSVEQSEIVIWDYYRRTKGKELTNQNDTLEEAQLSMDQEILLEMKLGGGSSGFSARSTNDELALIPLEPSTSSFSIAGGPTFSNGFSSGIGSSFSQDNSFSPLLRDGEDGYNSLSNGTKDDTHGLSGLHNLGNTCFMNSAIQSLVHTPPLVQYFLEDYTCEINKENPLGLQGELAIAFGELLRKLWSSGRTSIAPRAFKSKLSRFAPQFSGYNQHDSQELLAFLLDGLHEDLNRVKEKPYIEAKDADGRPDDEFAEECWNYHKARNDSIIVDKFQGQYKSTLVCPVCNKISVTFDPFMYLSLPLPSTVTRMITVTVFSGTGDVLPMPYTVTVQKNGNCRDLTKALADVCCLKNSETLLLAEVYERRIYRYLTNPIEGLHIIKDEDILVAYRLPVGHEKLLRLEILHSRADRFLVEPQFNINRKLIGCPIVTCIPNDSTAKSDIYAAVSSVLVPFVRAKAHSPDVSAVKLNGNGPSLDGIVLTDNGTTSEEGLSTSRSREDDNAADNELLPFQLSLTDEKGSTRNAIDMDSNRVLGLVIRVLMDWGEKEHGMYNIDHMDVLPEVFKPGFMSKKTRQEAVNLFSCLDAFLKEEPLGPDDMWYCPGCKEHRQASKKLDLWRLPEILVVHLKRFSYSRYMKNKLDTFVNFPIHDLNMSKYVKPTSRGDQHPVYELYAVINHYGGLGGGHYSAYAKLVEEDNWYHFDDSHVSSVNEDEIRRSAAYVLFYRRVGGSSTAANGGPVDIEMVDSLET; encoded by the exons ATGACCATCCCGAGCGCGGAGGGGTTCCTCCAGGCGTCGAGCTGCCTCCCGTGCACGGCGACGGAGGAGCGGGAGGTCGTTGACGCGCTTACCAAGGAGGCCGAGAAGAATGTCAAGCACGGCGATCTCCGCTATCTCGTCTCGCAGAG CTGGTGGATGGAGTGGCAAGGATATGTGGGTCTAGTCAATTATGGAGAAAGTGGCACCGAGCAGTTTCCTCAGGCCACAAATAGACCTGGAGAGATTGATAACTCGAAGCTTGTTTTGGCAGAAAGGATCAATGGTAGTGAGGAGCCAGAGCTTCAAAGGACCTTGAGAGAAGGGGAGCACTATACTTTGGTGCCGCAAGAAGTTTGGCAAAGGCTATATGAATG GTATAaaggtggaccagaaatccctagaaaagTTATTTTTGACAATCCAACTGACAAGACTTACGTAGTGGATGTCTACCCTCTCTGTCTAAAACTAATTGATGCAAGGGACGACTCTGAGAAAGTTTTTAGGATAAGTAGAAAG GCCAAAGTTCATGAGCTTTACTCAATGGTTTGCTCGCTCATGTCAGTAGAGCAGTCTGAG ATTGTCATCTGGGATTATTATCGGAGGACAAAGGGCAAGGAGTTGACTAATCAAAATGATACACTAGAAGAAGCTCAACTTAGTATGGACCAGGAG ATCCTCTTGGAGATGAAGCTAGGCGGGGGCAGTTCAGGTTTCAGTGCAAGATCCACAAATGATGAATTGGCATTAATTCCATTAGAACCCTCAACATCATCATTTTCTATTGCTGGAGGGCCTACATTTTCAAATGGTTTTTCATCTGGGATTGGTTCTAGTTTTTCGCAAGATAATAGCTTTAGTCCTTTATTAAGGGATGGAGAAGATGGTTACAATAGTCTCAGCAATGGAACTAAAGATGACACTCACGGATTGAGTGGATTACATAACTTGGGTAATACATGCTTCATGAATAGTGCCATACAATCCTTGGTTCATACACCTCCATTGGTACAGTACTTTTTGGAGGACTATACTTGTGAAATAAACAAGGAAAATCCACTAGGCCTCCAG GGGGAACTTGCAATAGCATTTGGAGAGCTACTTAGAAAACTTTGGTCGTCTGGTCGAACTTCTATTGCTCCACGGGCATTTAAATCGAAACTTTCTCGATTTGCCCCCCAGTTCAGTGGATATAATCAGCATGATTCTCAG GAGCTACTTGCGTTTCTGTTGGATGGTCTGCATGAAGATCTGAACCGTGTAAAAGAGAAACCATATATTGAGGCAAAAGATGCAGATGGCCGCCCAGATGATGAATTTGCTGAAGAATGCTGGAATTACCATAAAGCTCGAAATGACTCCATAATTGTTGATAAGTTTCAA GGTCAATACAAGTCCACATTGGTGTGCCCAGTTTGTAACAAAATCTCTGTTACCTTTGATCCATTTATGTATTTGTCGCTACCATTGCCATCAACAGTTACTCGGATGATTACTGTAACTGTATTCAGTGGTACGGGAGATGTTCTTCCAATGCCTTACACTGTGACTGTACAGAAAAATGGAAACTGCCGTGATCTTACTAAAGCCCTTGCTGATGTCTGCTGCTTAAAAAATTCTGAGACATTGTTGCTTGCAGAG GTATACGAACGTCGGATCTACCGCTACCTAACAAATCCAATTGAGGGACTTCATATCATAAAAGATGAAGATATACTTGTTGCATACAGGCTCCCTGTTGGTCATGAAAAACTTTTGAGGTTGGAGATTCTGCATTCGAGGGCAGACAG ATTTCTTGTGGAGCCTCAGTTTAATATCAATAGGAAGCTCATTGGGTGCCCCATTGTGACTTGTATTCCAAATGACTCTACTGCAAAATCTGATATTTATGCGGCTGTATCTTCTGTCTTGGTTCCATTTGTAAGAGCAAAAGCACATAGCCCTGATGTGTCTGCTGTCAAGTTAAATGGCAATGGGCCAAGTTTGGACGGTATTGTCCTGACCGATAATGGCACCACCAGTGAGGAGGGTCTCTCTACATCAAGATCAAGGGAGGACGATAATGCAGCTGACAATGAGCTTTTACCGTTTCAGCTTTCATTGACTGATGAAAAAGGTAGTACAAGAAATGCTATAGACATGGATTCTAATCGTGTTCTAGGACTAGTTATTAGGGTTTTGATGGATTGGGGTGAGAAAGAGCATGGGatgtacaatattgatcacatggATGTACTTCCTGAAGTCTTCAAgcctggttttatgtcaaagaagACCCGTCAAGAAGCAGTCAATTTATTTTCATGCTTGGATGCTTTTCTGAAGGAGGAGCCTCTAGGGCCAGATGATATGTG GTACTGTCCTGGGTGCAAGGAACACAGGCAAGCTAGCAAGAAACTGGACTTGTGGAGGTTGCCTGAGATATTGGTAGTTCATTTGAAAAGGTTCTCGTACAGCCGGTATATGAAGAATAAGCTTGATACATTTGTGAACTTTCCGATCCATGACCTCAATATGAGCAAGTATGTGAAGCCTACATCAAGAGGTGACCAGCACCCCGTGTATGAACTCTATGCAGTGATAAATCATTATGGCGGTCTCGGTGGTGGACACTACTCTGCATATGCGAAG CTAGTTGAAGAGGACAATTGGTATCATTTTGATGACAGTCATGTTTCCTCTGTTAATGAGGATGAGATCAGGCGATCTGCAGCATATGTTCTTTTCTACCGACGAGTTGGAGGTTCAAGTACAGCGGCAAACGGTGGTCCAGTTGACATTGAAATGGTTGATTCGCTAGAGACATAG
- the LOC103638439 gene encoding polyadenylate-binding protein 2 has translation MHHLSSSSPLEDAFSNTTNNRSFSVCVDPNATTSENKEEMDSRLVFVGNVDYACTPEEVQQHFNSCGIVNRVTILTDKFGQPKGFAYVEFVEVEAVQEAIKLNESELHGRQLKVALKRTNIPGMKQPRGRGFNQYRPYAFLYLRVHVI, from the exons ATGCACCACCTATCTTCCTCCTCCCCCTTAGAGGATGCA TTCTCTAACACAACCAATAATCGATCTTTTTCTGTATGTGTAGATCCCAATGCAACCACATCTGAAAACAAAGAGGAGATGGATTCTCGGTTGGTATTCGTTGGAAAT GTTGACTATGCATGCACTCCAGAAGAAGTGCAGCAGCACTTTAATTCTTGTGGAATTGTTAACAGAGTGACAATCCTGACTGACAAGTTTGGGCAACCAAAAGGTTTTGCTTATGTGGAATTTGTTGAAGTTGAAGCTGTTCAGGAAGCTATTAAGTTGAATGAATCAGAATTGCATGGTCGCCAGCTCAAG GTGGCACTGAAGAGGACTAACATTCCTGGGATGAAGCAACCCCGCGGTCGAGGTTTCAATCAATACCGGCCATATGCTTTCCTATATCTtcgtgtacatgtgatttaa